The following proteins come from a genomic window of Edaphobacter sp. 4G125:
- a CDS encoding aldo/keto reductase: protein MLRRDFLRRTAKGLGAVWLASNSPTSTLGLEPLAKKITAHDEVTLGKTGIRTSRLAMGTGTVGFGGASNQTRLGSNPFTRLLLDGYHENGLRFFDTADSYGSHPNVREAVKQLPRDKVVIMTKSDIREPDRLRSALDRYRRELGTDYIDILLIHCVTEGDWTTRYRGAMDVLSEAKQKGIIRAHGCSCHTIEALRAAAASPWVEVDLVRLNPIGSHMDADPDTVLKEIKKMRADGKGIVGMKILGQGDLRDRPAEAIRYALSTGVLDAFTIGAESRKEQDDLTQKIAAA from the coding sequence ATGCTGAGGAGAGATTTCCTTCGCCGCACTGCCAAGGGCCTCGGTGCCGTTTGGCTCGCCAGCAACTCCCCTACCTCTACACTCGGTCTCGAACCTCTCGCGAAAAAAATCACAGCCCATGACGAGGTCACCCTCGGCAAGACCGGCATCCGCACCTCTCGTCTGGCAATGGGTACAGGAACTGTTGGATTCGGTGGTGCTTCCAACCAAACCCGTCTTGGCTCAAATCCCTTCACCCGTCTTCTTCTCGACGGCTACCACGAGAATGGACTTCGTTTCTTCGATACAGCCGACTCCTACGGCTCACACCCGAATGTTCGCGAAGCTGTAAAGCAGCTTCCGCGAGACAAAGTCGTCATCATGACCAAATCTGATATCCGCGAGCCTGACAGGCTTCGGAGTGCTCTCGATCGTTATCGCCGCGAACTCGGGACCGATTACATCGACATTCTTCTTATTCACTGCGTCACGGAAGGAGACTGGACCACACGCTATCGTGGCGCAATGGATGTACTCAGTGAAGCAAAGCAGAAAGGCATCATTCGTGCCCACGGCTGCTCCTGCCATACCATTGAGGCCCTCCGCGCAGCGGCAGCATCGCCTTGGGTCGAAGTTGATCTTGTTCGCCTCAACCCAATCGGCTCTCACATGGACGCGGATCCCGACACGGTTCTCAAAGAGATCAAAAAGATGCGCGCCGATGGCAAAGGAATCGTCGGCATGAAGATCCTCGGCCAGGGCGATCTTCGAGACCGCCCCGCCGAGGCCATTCGTTATGCACTTTCTACTGGGGTCCTCGATGCATTCACCATCGGAGCCGAATCGCGCAAAGAGCAGGACGATCTCACGCAGAAGATCGCCGCAGCATAA
- a CDS encoding ArsR/SmtB family transcription factor, translating into MDKLGTTFAALSDPTRRAMIERLSHGPASVHGLTEPFALSQQMISKHIAYLVRARIVIKTKRGRESVCTLRPEAIKTVSDWAISYRRFWEESFDKLDVVVNQMKKEEASDGRKHG; encoded by the coding sequence GTGGATAAATTGGGTACAACATTTGCGGCTTTGTCTGATCCAACCCGCCGGGCAATGATCGAGCGACTCTCCCACGGGCCAGCCTCTGTGCATGGATTGACAGAACCGTTTGCACTCTCACAGCAGATGATTTCAAAACATATTGCCTATCTGGTGCGGGCGCGGATCGTGATCAAGACGAAGCGTGGACGAGAGAGTGTCTGCACGCTCAGACCCGAGGCGATCAAGACAGTCAGCGACTGGGCGATTAGCTATCGCCGATTCTGGGAAGAGAGCTTCGACAAGCTGGATGTAGTTGTAAATCAAATGAAGAAAGAGGAGGCCTCAGATGGCAGAAAACACGGTTAG
- a CDS encoding S9 family peptidase, which translates to MEKTLSSVTPPVARRDPSPTTIHGQVLEDDYRWMRNKDSAEVIEYLEAENAYTSAFMKPTEDLQAKLYTEMLSHIKETDESVPFRFGDWYYYTRTVEGSQYAIHCRRKAIGEIYDATQPEQIILDVNQLAVDQPFMAVGAMVVTPDGEKLAYSTDNTGFRQYTLHIRNLTTGSDYPDTAERVGSIAWAADSHTLFYTTEDEVTKRQDKLFRHRLGDNNIDDAMIYEERDERFNIGVGKTRDGKYLLMEAGSHTTSECSYLPADTPGGVFLVIAPRQDEQEYSVDHRNGLFYIRVNDTGKNFRVVTVPVDGGSREAWTELLPEDKEAPLEDFEVFDSFCVISKRVQGLPTLAVSQLSANGSLETPSEISFPEPAYTAMAHINREFVTTKFRYSYQSLVSPASVYEYDVATGASTLLKEQEIPGGFDRSHYASERLWITASDGVRVPVSLVYRRDQFHKDGTNPLYVYGYGSYGYPLPVSFSPARLSLLDRGLVLAYAHIRGGGDLGDTWHDAGKMMVKRNTFTDFIAIVEALVTQGYGAKNRVAIEGGSAGGLLMGAVVNLRPDLFSVVLSHVPFVDVMNTMLDASLPLTVAEYEEWGNPNEPEAFAYMRSYSPYDNLKPGDYPAMLVKTSLNDSQVMYWEPAKYIAKLRTLKKNDTPLLLHINMDAGHGGASGRYDYLKEIAFDYAFFLLELGAVEESKS; encoded by the coding sequence CCAGTGCGTTCATGAAGCCTACCGAGGATCTCCAGGCAAAGCTCTATACCGAGATGCTCTCCCACATCAAGGAGACTGACGAGTCTGTTCCCTTCCGCTTCGGCGACTGGTACTACTACACGCGCACTGTCGAAGGCAGCCAGTATGCCATCCACTGCCGTCGAAAGGCCATTGGCGAAATCTACGACGCCACTCAACCAGAGCAAATCATCCTCGATGTCAACCAGCTCGCAGTCGATCAGCCCTTCATGGCTGTAGGAGCCATGGTCGTAACCCCTGATGGCGAAAAGCTGGCTTACTCCACCGACAATACCGGCTTCCGTCAGTACACCCTTCACATCCGCAATCTGACCACCGGCTCCGATTACCCCGATACCGCAGAACGCGTCGGCTCGATCGCCTGGGCCGCCGATTCGCACACGCTCTTTTACACAACTGAAGATGAGGTCACCAAGCGCCAGGACAAGCTCTTCCGCCATCGTCTCGGCGACAACAACATCGACGATGCCATGATCTACGAGGAACGCGACGAGCGCTTCAATATCGGCGTCGGTAAGACCCGCGACGGCAAATATCTACTCATGGAGGCCGGGAGCCACACCACCAGCGAGTGCAGCTATCTCCCCGCCGATACTCCCGGCGGCGTCTTCCTCGTCATTGCCCCTCGCCAGGACGAGCAGGAGTACTCTGTCGACCATCGCAACGGACTCTTCTATATCCGTGTCAACGACACCGGAAAAAACTTCCGCGTCGTCACTGTCCCTGTCGACGGAGGAAGTCGAGAAGCCTGGACGGAGCTGCTTCCGGAGGACAAGGAAGCTCCACTTGAAGATTTCGAGGTATTCGACTCATTCTGCGTCATCTCCAAACGGGTGCAAGGACTCCCCACACTCGCCGTCTCACAACTCTCCGCCAATGGAAGCCTCGAAACTCCTAGCGAGATCAGCTTCCCTGAGCCTGCCTATACCGCAATGGCTCACATCAACCGCGAATTCGTCACCACGAAGTTCCGTTACAGCTACCAGTCCCTCGTCTCCCCTGCCTCGGTCTACGAGTACGACGTCGCCACGGGAGCCTCCACATTACTCAAGGAGCAGGAGATCCCCGGGGGCTTCGATCGCTCCCACTATGCCTCCGAGCGTCTCTGGATCACTGCCAGCGATGGCGTTCGCGTTCCAGTCTCACTCGTCTATCGCCGCGACCAATTCCATAAGGACGGAACGAATCCGCTCTATGTCTACGGATACGGCTCTTATGGCTATCCTCTTCCTGTCAGCTTCAGTCCCGCTCGTCTGTCCTTGCTCGATCGTGGTCTGGTGTTGGCCTACGCCCACATCCGCGGCGGCGGCGACCTCGGCGACACCTGGCACGATGCTGGAAAGATGATGGTCAAGCGCAACACCTTCACCGACTTCATCGCCATCGTGGAAGCTCTCGTCACTCAGGGCTATGGCGCAAAAAATCGAGTCGCCATAGAAGGCGGCAGCGCGGGAGGCCTGCTCATGGGTGCTGTGGTCAACCTGCGACCCGATCTCTTCAGCGTCGTGCTGTCGCATGTTCCCTTCGTCGACGTCATGAACACCATGCTCGACGCCTCTCTGCCCCTCACTGTCGCCGAGTACGAAGAGTGGGGAAATCCTAACGAGCCCGAAGCCTTCGCCTACATGCGGTCGTACTCGCCGTACGACAATCTCAAACCCGGCGATTATCCCGCCATGCTGGTCAAAACCAGCCTCAACGACTCGCAGGTCATGTATTGGGAGCCCGCCAAGTACATCGCCAAGCTGCGAACCCTGAAGAAGAACGACACTCCCCTGCTCCTTCACATCAACATGGACGCAGGTCACGGAGGAGCCTCAGGCCGCTATGACTACCTCAAGGAGATCGCCTTCGACTACGCCTTTTTTCTCCTTGAGTTGGGAGCAGTTGAGGAAAGCAAGTCGTAA
- a CDS encoding SRPBCC family protein — protein sequence MAENTVSEIERMVVTRIFDAPRELVWKAWTDPKYIMQWWGPKGFTAPVCEMDFRVGGKLLCCMKAPDGQICGWNTVEYYEIVPYEKIVSSMYFSDSKGNKIDPAELGIEQESIDGAYDVTLFEDLGNGQTKLTFIGNEPMESAKNSGQMEGWIQILDKVAAVVAELVPAK from the coding sequence ATGGCAGAAAACACGGTTAGCGAAATTGAGCGGATGGTCGTTACAAGAATTTTTGATGCCCCACGTGAGTTGGTTTGGAAGGCGTGGACAGACCCGAAGTACATCATGCAGTGGTGGGGACCGAAGGGTTTTACTGCGCCGGTTTGTGAGATGGATTTTCGCGTTGGAGGAAAACTTCTCTGCTGCATGAAGGCACCGGATGGGCAGATCTGCGGCTGGAACACGGTTGAATATTACGAAATTGTCCCGTACGAGAAGATCGTTTCTTCCATGTACTTTTCCGACTCGAAGGGAAACAAGATCGATCCTGCGGAATTAGGAATAGAACAGGAGTCTATCGACGGTGCGTACGACGTGACCCTCTTTGAGGATCTCGGAAACGGCCAGACGAAACTTACCTTCATCGGAAACGAACCCATGGAGAGCGCGAAAAATAGCGGTCAAATGGAGGGCTGGATTCAGATACTCGATAAAGTTGCCGCAGTTGTTGCGGAGCTTGTGCCGGCGAAATAG
- a CDS encoding RNA-binding S4 domain-containing protein — MESVRMDKWLWAARFFKTRALAVKACELGRIESRRAGATWQPMKAAREVHVGEMLKVRNASGEFEIEVLSVSEVRGPASVAQGLYRETEESKEQRRLLTEAKKVMPVYERVWESGRPTKRDRRTMERLRGR; from the coding sequence ATGGAATCGGTACGGATGGATAAATGGCTTTGGGCAGCGCGGTTCTTCAAGACCCGTGCGCTGGCAGTAAAGGCATGTGAGCTGGGCAGGATCGAAAGCCGAAGAGCGGGTGCGACCTGGCAGCCAATGAAGGCCGCGCGCGAGGTGCACGTGGGCGAGATGTTGAAGGTGCGGAATGCGTCGGGCGAGTTTGAGATTGAAGTGTTGAGCGTAAGTGAGGTTCGTGGGCCAGCTTCAGTAGCCCAGGGTTTGTATCGGGAGACGGAAGAGAGCAAGGAACAGCGACGCTTGCTGACCGAGGCCAAAAAGGTGATGCCGGTCTATGAACGAGTGTGGGAGAGTGGAAGGCCGACGAAGAGGGACCGGCGGACGATGGAACGACTCCGGGGGAGGTAA
- a CDS encoding L-threonylcarbamoyladenylate synthase, with protein sequence MSTGKTERLQGPEGIMRAAEILRRGGTVAFPTETVYGLGANAIDATAVAKIFAAKERPGWDPVIVHVCDREMGDRVAEVSKSAERLMEVFWPGPLTLLLPRKAVVPDTVTAGRPLVGVRMPRHELALALIREAGIPVAAPSANRFGRTSPTTAVHVLGDLEGRIDAVLDGGPTEVGVESTVIGPAEDGPHWVMYRPGGVSKEALEAALGTGEVEMFRPADSSRTPESLPSPGVGIRHYAPRARLVLVQAEGLDVAVERVAEGGARAGVMLPDGYVVSSASAIYPWGAWSDGETLARRLFAGLRELDEAGVEVIVCPVPEMSGIGEAIRDRLRKAAREK encoded by the coding sequence ATGTCCACTGGAAAGACAGAACGGCTTCAAGGCCCCGAGGGAATAATGCGTGCGGCTGAAATCTTGAGAAGGGGTGGTACGGTCGCATTCCCAACCGAGACGGTCTATGGACTCGGGGCGAATGCCATTGATGCCACAGCAGTTGCGAAGATCTTTGCAGCGAAGGAGAGGCCGGGATGGGATCCGGTGATCGTGCATGTCTGTGATCGGGAGATGGGGGATCGGGTGGCGGAGGTTTCTAAGTCCGCAGAGCGACTCATGGAGGTGTTCTGGCCAGGGCCACTAACTCTGCTGTTGCCTCGGAAGGCTGTCGTTCCGGATACGGTGACGGCGGGTAGGCCGCTGGTTGGAGTGCGGATGCCGAGGCATGAGCTGGCGCTGGCGCTGATTCGAGAGGCTGGGATTCCGGTGGCGGCTCCGAGCGCGAACCGGTTTGGTAGGACGAGTCCCACGACTGCTGTGCACGTTCTGGGTGATCTGGAAGGGAGGATCGATGCAGTGCTCGATGGCGGCCCAACTGAGGTTGGAGTTGAGTCGACCGTGATTGGCCCTGCGGAGGATGGTCCACACTGGGTCATGTATCGACCGGGCGGTGTTTCCAAAGAGGCTCTAGAGGCGGCCCTGGGAACAGGCGAAGTGGAGATGTTTCGCCCAGCTGACTCATCTCGAACTCCAGAGAGTCTGCCTTCACCAGGGGTTGGGATTCGGCATTATGCTCCGCGGGCGCGACTGGTATTGGTACAGGCAGAGGGGCTTGATGTTGCTGTGGAGCGAGTGGCAGAAGGTGGAGCGAGAGCTGGAGTCATGCTGCCGGACGGTTATGTGGTTTCGTCGGCTTCAGCGATCTATCCGTGGGGAGCGTGGAGCGACGGTGAGACGTTAGCGCGTCGACTGTTTGCCGGATTGCGCGAGCTGGATGAGGCGGGAGTTGAGGTTATCGTTTGTCCGGTGCCCGAGATGAGTGGAATCGGCGAGGCGATTCGGGACCGACTCAGGAAGGCTGCGCGGGAAAAGTAA
- a CDS encoding 3-keto-disaccharide hydrolase: MRWFSCADSVCCLLPAIVMSTGMLMAQVVPSALESPPARPPQAGPHGEKLPGMPKFHDPAPYDINEHTGYQQIFDGKTLNGWDADPSIWHVEDGVMVGETFEGKPKGNNYIVYRGEKAKDFDLKLQMKIEKGGGGGIQYRSVTGVPWTRPQPAGLPPYDLKFMMTGPQADFWFPVNERSASYTGQWYSENTMQGILAYRGQVTQALPGQTNRLVANIGDKQALGGYVKVNEWNDYEIIARGGVMMHIMNGQLMAVFIDDNKDSVNNQSGLIGFEIESQPSKISVRNIWLRKFD, from the coding sequence ATGCGGTGGTTTTCGTGTGCTGATTCTGTTTGTTGCCTGCTTCCGGCGATTGTGATGAGTACGGGGATGCTTATGGCTCAGGTGGTTCCATCAGCGCTGGAGTCGCCACCGGCGCGTCCTCCGCAGGCTGGACCGCATGGGGAGAAGCTGCCGGGAATGCCGAAGTTCCATGATCCTGCGCCGTATGACATCAATGAACATACGGGATACCAACAAATCTTCGACGGCAAGACTCTGAATGGGTGGGATGCCGATCCCAGCATCTGGCATGTAGAAGATGGCGTGATGGTGGGGGAGACGTTTGAAGGCAAGCCGAAAGGGAATAACTACATCGTCTACCGCGGGGAGAAGGCGAAGGACTTCGATCTGAAACTGCAGATGAAGATTGAGAAGGGCGGAGGCGGCGGGATTCAGTATCGGAGCGTAACGGGTGTGCCTTGGACGCGACCTCAACCTGCGGGCCTGCCTCCGTATGACCTGAAGTTCATGATGACCGGGCCGCAGGCAGACTTCTGGTTTCCGGTGAATGAGAGATCGGCATCGTATACGGGGCAGTGGTACTCGGAGAATACGATGCAGGGGATACTTGCCTATCGCGGACAGGTAACGCAGGCATTGCCGGGACAGACGAACCGTCTGGTGGCGAACATCGGCGACAAGCAGGCGCTGGGTGGTTATGTGAAGGTGAATGAGTGGAACGACTATGAGATTATTGCGCGGGGTGGGGTGATGATGCACATCATGAATGGGCAACTGATGGCAGTGTTTATTGATGACAACAAAGATTCGGTGAACAATCAGTCGGGATTGATTGGATTTGAGATTGAAAGCCAACCCAGCAAGATTTCGGTGCGGAACATATGGTTACGGAAGTTTGATTAG
- a CDS encoding catalase family peroxidase: MPLPNDETLIALGEEILTEFEKVFGPHPGFRPAHAKGLMLTGRFTPADGATSLTRAQHVTQASTPVTVRFSNSTGLPLIPDNDAGADPRGMAIRFHLAEHVHTDIVSHSANGFPATNGTEFLEFLRAVTQPDKGKVQEFIGSHPKALAFVQSITPMPVSFAEERYFGLTAMKFTNKDGVSRFGRYLILPEAGEKHLSAEEAAGKGPDFLFNELNDRIKNEPIRFKITVQVAEDGDLVDDVTVHWPPERKMVDLGTIELAELVADNEREQKQIIFDPIPRLDGIEPSDDPLLELRAAVYLISGRRRRAVS; the protein is encoded by the coding sequence ATGCCACTACCAAATGATGAGACGTTGATTGCCCTAGGTGAGGAGATCCTAACGGAGTTTGAGAAGGTATTTGGCCCACACCCAGGTTTCAGGCCAGCTCACGCCAAGGGCCTGATGCTGACAGGACGATTCACTCCTGCTGATGGAGCAACTTCTCTAACCAGAGCTCAGCACGTGACACAGGCCTCAACGCCGGTGACGGTGAGGTTTTCAAATTCGACTGGACTTCCCCTGATTCCGGATAACGATGCCGGAGCCGATCCACGTGGGATGGCGATTCGTTTTCATCTGGCGGAGCATGTTCATACCGACATTGTGTCGCATTCGGCGAACGGATTTCCTGCGACCAACGGAACGGAGTTTCTGGAATTTTTGCGCGCGGTGACTCAGCCGGACAAAGGCAAGGTACAGGAGTTTATTGGGAGCCATCCAAAGGCGCTGGCGTTTGTGCAGTCGATTACGCCGATGCCGGTAAGTTTTGCCGAGGAGCGCTATTTTGGACTGACTGCGATGAAGTTTACGAACAAAGACGGAGTCAGTCGATTCGGAAGATATCTCATATTGCCCGAGGCCGGAGAGAAACATCTGAGCGCCGAGGAAGCCGCGGGCAAGGGGCCAGACTTCCTGTTCAACGAGTTGAATGACCGAATCAAAAACGAGCCAATCCGGTTCAAGATTACGGTTCAGGTTGCAGAAGACGGTGATCTTGTGGACGATGTAACCGTCCACTGGCCGCCGGAGCGGAAGATGGTCGATCTGGGGACGATTGAGTTAGCAGAGCTGGTTGCCGACAACGAGCGAGAACAGAAGCAGATCATCTTCGATCCAATTCCGCGATTGGATGGAATTGAACCTTCCGACGATCCCTTGCTGGAACTGCGCGCTGCGGTGTACCTGATTAGTGGCAGGCGAAGAAGAGCGGTTTCATAA
- a CDS encoding DNA polymerase III subunit yields MTAETTITTSPPSDFNAFLGNSTAVEQLRTAIAAGRFPHALILSGPAGAGKYTLALMLTMAIECERQPRDLWSNGLSLAGFCGVCRNCTRIATAFNLEEEVDKAVAAREELRETDKKETRVLVQPHPDVLIVPPDPPQLLIKLGQVRTLIQSSNYLPAEAPRKVFIITASSFMKEAANSLLKVLEEPPATVHIILLAENPGELLPTIRSRCALVRLGALPVDEIEMLLSDRRHDIPAKQRTLIARLAQGAAGRALGFDLAAYTAARTDAMLLLRGAINDPDHTALFKMTETYRAGAEGQQKTTNLLRTLSLLLEDILLIQSGTPELVRNADLRAELERLAQTVSFQWIEQASRGLDQVWSGMRRNLLRGLSLDAFAEQLASSAR; encoded by the coding sequence ATGACTGCAGAGACAACAATCACAACTTCACCTCCATCTGACTTCAACGCCTTTCTCGGAAACTCGACCGCGGTCGAGCAGCTTCGGACTGCTATCGCCGCAGGTCGCTTCCCGCACGCTCTCATCCTCTCCGGCCCTGCCGGAGCCGGAAAGTACACTCTCGCCCTGATGCTCACCATGGCGATCGAGTGTGAGCGCCAGCCCCGCGATCTCTGGTCCAACGGCCTCTCTCTCGCCGGCTTCTGCGGAGTCTGCCGCAACTGCACCCGCATCGCCACGGCCTTCAACCTCGAGGAAGAGGTCGATAAAGCCGTCGCCGCCCGCGAAGAGCTCCGCGAAACCGACAAAAAGGAAACCCGCGTCCTGGTTCAGCCTCACCCCGACGTCCTGATCGTTCCGCCCGATCCCCCACAGCTCCTCATCAAGCTCGGCCAGGTTCGCACCCTCATCCAAAGTTCAAACTACCTGCCCGCCGAAGCTCCACGAAAGGTCTTCATCATTACTGCCTCTTCTTTCATGAAGGAGGCCGCCAATTCCCTGCTCAAGGTTCTTGAGGAGCCTCCCGCAACCGTCCACATCATTCTTCTTGCCGAAAATCCGGGGGAGCTTCTCCCCACCATTCGCTCCCGTTGCGCCCTCGTCCGCCTCGGTGCTCTTCCGGTCGACGAAATCGAGATGCTGCTCAGCGATCGCCGCCACGACATTCCGGCAAAACAGCGCACCCTCATCGCTCGACTTGCTCAAGGGGCTGCAGGACGCGCCCTCGGCTTCGATCTCGCCGCCTATACCGCAGCTCGTACCGATGCCATGCTCCTTCTTCGCGGCGCCATCAATGATCCTGATCACACCGCACTCTTCAAAATGACCGAGACCTACCGTGCCGGTGCTGAAGGACAGCAGAAAACCACCAATCTTCTCCGCACTCTTTCTCTTTTGTTAGAAGACATTCTTCTCATTCAGTCCGGAACTCCGGAATTGGTCCGCAACGCCGATCTCCGCGCCGAGCTTGAGCGCCTCGCCCAGACCGTCTCCTTCCAATGGATCGAGCAGGCATCGCGCGGGCTCGACCAGGTCTGGAGCGGGATGCGCCGCAATCTCCTGCGCGGGCTCTCTCTCGATGCCTTCGCCGAACAGCTTGCCTCTTCAGCTCGCTAA